In a single window of the Nicotiana tomentosiformis chromosome 8, ASM39032v3, whole genome shotgun sequence genome:
- the LOC138897133 gene encoding uncharacterized protein, translating to MDDLSGIRKDNAENVETSDGRNTPVQSELVLRLEQKILELQGELEQLRNLVHLRTYCDKLVGVCRDERICMKLFMRSLTGDALYWYISQNPKKWVNWVSMASDFMDRFRFNTKNAPDVFYIQNLKKKQTETFRESATRWRSEAAKARPALEEEQMNKFFIRAQDPQYYERLMVIENHKFSDIINLGDRIEEGIKSGMVTNV from the exons atggacgatttaagcggtattagaaaggacaatgcagagaaTGTTGAAACCTCTGACGGACGGAATACTCCAGTACAGAGCGAATTGGTCCTACgtctggaacagaaaatattggaactacaaggggaacttgagcagctccggaacttg gtgcacttgagaacatattgtgacaagcttgtaggagtttgcagggatgaaagaatctgcatgaagttgttcatgagaagcctcaccgGAGATGCCCTAtattggtacatcagtcagaacccaaagaaatgggttaattgggtgagcatggcatcagatttcatggatcggttcaggtttaacacaaaaaatgcaccagacgttttctacattcaaaatcttaagaagaagcAAACAGAAACTTTTCGCGAGtctgctactcggtggaggtctgaagctgcaaaagcaaggccagcgctggaagaagaacaaatgaataagttcttcatcagagctcaggatccgcaatactatgaaagattgatggttattgaaaaccataaattttctgatatcatcaaTTTGGGAGatagaatagaagaagggatcaaaagcggaatggtgacaaatgtttaa